In the genome of Caldisericota bacterium, the window CAAAATAAAAAGCATCGACCCTAAAAATATTGGAACAATTGTTTTGAGCCATGGGCACTATGACCACACAGGAGGAATTAAACCATTCAGTAAAAAAAATAATCAATTTGAAATATTCGCCCACCCTGCAGTTCTTTATCCTAAATATAAAATCACAAAAGAGTTAAAGGAAAATATAGGCCTGAAAGCAAATTTAAGCAAATTTAACACAAAGTTTTATGCAAATTCTGTGGAAATTTCCCGAGGAATAATTTTCTCCGGTGAAATACCGAAAATAAATAAATGGGAACTAACAGAAACAATGTATTATAGAAAGATAAATAACAAACTTGAAAAAGATCCCTTTCAAGATGATGTTTCGCTGTATATAATAGCCGATAAAGGCCTGGTTGTTTTAACGGGCTGTGCGCACTCAGGCATCATCAATATTATTAATTATGGAATGAAAATTACAGGAATAAACAAATTGCACGGAGTAATCGGAGGAATGCACCTTAAAAATACATCTGAGAGAAGAATTAAGAGAACTGCAAAATTAATTGCCAGTATGAACCCTGAGTTTGTCACAATATCACACTGCACGGGGATTCTCCCTGGAATAGAGTTTATCAAAAAAATTGGCAAAAGAGTTATTTTTACAGAAGTTTCATCAAAATTCAATTTTTAATTCCCCTTGACTTACTTTGAAATTTAGATATCATATTTTTTAAGGTTAAAAAGTTGCAATAAAATAAAAGAACAATATCTACTATTCACTACTCTTCGGCAACTTAACCCAAGAGAATTTGATTATATAAAATATCACATTCTATAAGGAGGTAGAGTAAAAATGTTAACAAAAGCACTTAAAGACAGAGATTTTATCAGCTTGATGGATTTTAGCAAAGAAGAACTTGAAACAATTTTTGATGTAGCTTTTAATCTCAAAAGAAAAGTAGCGTTGGGAGAACC includes:
- a CDS encoding MBL fold metallo-hydrolase gives rise to the protein MKITIIVDNYTTKRGFIAEHGFSALVETEQQKILYDTGQGHALMHNLKIKSIDPKNIGTIVLSHGHYDHTGGIKPFSKKNNQFEIFAHPAVLYPKYKITKELKENIGLKANLSKFNTKFYANSVEISRGIIFSGEIPKINKWELTETMYYRKINNKLEKDPFQDDVSLYIIADKGLVVLTGCAHSGIINIINYGMKITGINKLHGVIGGMHLKNTSERRIKRTAKLIASMNPEFVTISHCTGILPGIEFIKKIGKRVIFTEVSSKFNF